In the Acropora muricata isolate sample 2 chromosome 1, ASM3666990v1, whole genome shotgun sequence genome, one interval contains:
- the LOC136930602 gene encoding zinc finger protein 862-like has translation MKGKDRFQHQWISDNSLSYCEKTRYHWLLFQEGKGMFCIICRKHDTINPQNKSKKFNTEPSIRFKRKTVEEHASHQQHLAAVEAELLSRVLVFQHQVSYREQVRESVYYNAFLSLYWVAKEELANCKFVRLLQLVEDLGVTDLKLFQHRSSGSVREMFLLLGKVIKEHVCKRAQLSNCFGLLCDEVCDISCKEQLITFLKFVDPDTGKATTEFLAIDDILEHSTSANAEAIKTVLIRQLNESQVELKTLTSLSSDGASVMTGKRNGVAILLREESKVMLNVHCICQRLALACGDAHDEVSYIETVEKILVQLWSFFKNSAKKTAAYAKAVKESKAITLSEEGNKKMAKKFSKACRTRWLSTEKAIQGVFEDFTPLTQTLRVFKEEGDAPATGLLQQVAHIKFLGAVYILHHVLPALSYLSRAFQGGNVSFAAIEPAVTFTIDEIQDVADQQKPLKQLQKDLGDGLAECEMTLSDDAERKLVNLTNRYISSLVENINSRFSNSLPVLTAFRIFDPLGVPEKSDESFKLYGTADIKILAGHFYQCEENKEELEEELLCEWKKFKYKHAPWKEVKIRRRSAPWITNEIRHKINKRYKLYKAAVTEKCPELWQNYKQARNEVTAALRKGKASYFERIFGEVKKSSAYWKLINKATSRIANKKSIGPLRRNDGSLALTNKEKAQLMNSYFATVGENLINTLPTISDNSQTENHNDPPVLSLTRMSSIVISNRTVLEKINKLKTSKATGPDGISPKLAEKTIVPTLVDMYNYSIARSIVFSSWKTARLSPIFKKDDETVCGNYRPVSLLSVPSKILEAEINDRLVQHVFKNNQLITDKQWAYRRGFSTELLLVHLTEIWRMAADSDNVVAVAFVDFKKAFDSVSHEILLRKLEINFGITGGLLEWIKSYLSERMQFTVLNGVASDLLPVTAGIPQGSVLGPTLFTSL, from the coding sequence ATGAAAGGAAAAGATCGCTTCCAGCATCAGTGGATCTCCGACAATTCCCTTTCCTACTGTGAAAAAACCCGCTATCATTGGCTCCTCTTTCAAGAAGGAAAAGGAATGTTCTGCATCATATGCCGAAAACATGACACTATCAAtccacaaaacaaaagtaagaAGTTCAACACGGAACCTTCCATAAGATTTAAACGGAAAACGGTTGAAGAGCATGCAAGCCACCAGCAGCATTTAGCAGCCGTGGAGGCTGAGCTTCTGAGCAGGGTATTGGTGTTTCAGCATCAGGTCAGCTACAGGGAGCAAGTCAGAGAAAGTGTTTATTATAATGCCTTCCTCAGTCTCTACTGGGTAGCAAAGGAAGAACTTGCAAACTGTAAGTTTGTACGTCTGCTGCAGTTAGTAGAGGACCTGGGAGTAACAGATTTAAAGTTATTTCAGCATCGTTCCAGTGGTTCGGTCAGAGAGATGTTTCTCTTGTTGGGGAAAGTGATCAAAGAACATGTCTGTAAGAGGGCACAACTGTCCAACTGCTTCGGTTTACTTTGTGACGAAGTTTGTGACATTTCATGCAAGGAACAACTCATAACTTTTCTGAAATTTGTTGACCCTGATACTGGGAAAGCTACTACAGAGTTtcttgcaatagatgacattttgGAACATTCTACATCTGCTAATGCTGAAGCCATTAAGACCGTTTTAATCAGGCAACTTAACGAATCACAAGTGGAGTTAAAAACACTCACCAGTCTTTCATCGGATGGTGCAAGCGTTATGACTGGTAAGCGAAATGGCGTGGCCATCTTACTCCGCGAGGAGTCAAAAGTTATGCTAAATGTTCATTGCATATGCCAAAGATTGGCATTAGCATGTGGTGATGCTCATGATGAGGTCTCTTATATAGAAACTGTAGAGAAAATATTGGTACAGCTCTGGTCATTCTTCAAGAATTCTGCAAAGAAAACAGCTGCATATGCCAAAGCAGTCAAGGAGTCAAAAGCAATTACCCTTTCAGAAGAAGGCAATAAGAAAATGGCAAAGAAGTTCTCAAAAGCGTGTAGGACCCGATGGTTGTCCACAGAAAAGGCCATTCAAGGTGTTTTTGAAGATTTTACGCCTCTAACACAGACTCTCAGAGTCTTTAAAGAAGAGGGCGATGCTCCAGCCACTGGCCTTTTACAACAAGTAGCCCACATTAAGTTCCTTGGGGCAGTGTATATTCTCCATCATGTCCTCCCGGCTCTTTCATACTTGAGTAGAGCCTTCCAAGGTGGAAACGTATCTTTCGCAGCAATTGAGCCAGCAGTAACGTTTACCATTGACGAAATTCAAGATGTTGCTGATCAGCAAAAGCCCCTGAAACAACTTCAGAAAGACCTTGGTGACGGACTGGCCGAATGCGAGATGACACTTAGCGATGATGCTGAAAGAAAGCTAGTCAACTTGACCAACCGGTACATAAGTTCATTAGTGGAGAACATTAATAGCCGATTCAGTAACAGCCTTCCAGTGTTGACGGCGTTCAGGATATTTGATCCCCTAGGAGTGCCTGAGAAGTCAGATGAGTCGTTTAAATTGTATGGAACTGCTGACATCAAGATTTTAGCTGGTCACTTCTACCAGTGTGAAGAGAACAAGGAAGAGCTGGAAGAAGAATTGCTCTGTGAATGGAAGAAGTTTAAGTACAAGCATGCCCCATGGAAAGAGGTAAAGATAAGGAGAAGATCTGCACCATGGATTACTAATGAAATTCGCCATAAAATCAACAAAAGATATAAGTTATACAAAGCAGCTGTTACTGAGAAATGTCCTGAGTTGTGGCAAAACTACAAACAGGCTCGAAACGAAGTTACGGCAGCCCTAAGAAAAGGTAAAGCTTCCTATTTTGAGAGAATATTCGGGGAGGTAAAGAAATCGAGTGCTTATTGGAAGTTAATCAATAAGGCTACTAGTCGAATAGCAAATAAAAAATCAATTGGCCCCCTCAGAAGAAACGATGGCAGTTTGGCTTTGACCAATAAGGAGAAGGCACAGCTGATGAATTCGTATTTTGCCACAGTTGGTGAAAACCTAATTAATACTCTTCCAACGATAAGTGACAACAGTCAAACAGAGAATCACAATGACCCGCCGGTTTTATCATTAACAAGAATGTCTTCAATTGTCATTTCCAACCGAACTGTTCTAGAGAAGATCAATAAGTTAAAGACCTCTAAAGCCACAGGACCCGATGGAATCTCGCCCAAACTAGCGGAAAAAACTATTGTCCCAACGCTTGTTGACATGTATAATTATAGTATCGCCCGAAGCATTGTTTTCTCTTCGTGGAAAACAGCAAGATTGTCACCGATTTTTAAAAAGGATGACGAGACAGTCTGTGGCAATTACCGACCAGTCTCCCTGTTAAGCGTTCCTAGTAAAATATTGGAAGCGGAAATAAATGATAGATTGGTGCAACATGTTTTTAAGAACAACCAGCTAATAACTGATAAGCAATGGGCTTATCGACGCGGTTTCTCCACTGAGCTTTTATTAGTTCACTTGACTGAGATATGGAGAATGGCTGCCGACTCAGACAACGTTGTGGCAGTGGCCTTTGTGGATTTCAAGAAAGCCTTTGACAGTGTTTCACACGAGATTTTActaagaaaacttgaaataaattttggcaTTACAGGAGGTTTGCTAGAATGGATAAAAAGTTACCTGAGTGAAAGAATGCAATTCACCGTGTTAAACGGAGTTGCATCAGATCTGCTACCTGTTACAGCTGGTATACCACAAGGATCGGTACTGGGTCCGACCCTTTTCACAAGTCTATAG